A genomic region of Gemmata massiliana contains the following coding sequences:
- a CDS encoding efflux RND transporter periplasmic adaptor subunit gives MRFSRAFSIAVLGAAVVTTIGCGKGPGEPPPPEPPTVATVRPKLTRLNPTKEFTGRLVTKDPVKVLPQVTGRVLTREFKDGDYVEEGKTVLFRIDPVLYMADVEKAKADISKAKADIANWTAQIERDKAEHARITQQINTGVGSKTELDKAAASVKVSEAQLDVSKATKIANESALTKAEENLKYCTIYAPTTGRVSQTFVMPVASGALVDAYKTELVSVYPVTPIYCLWEVDELTSLWYTERIRAGAIATPEKIGVTIKLKNEKDYVSDPNDRVHNSTVNYADVRIERETGTRTIRAEFANPLPPAVPGKERVPPLLDGSSVQVRVSAGNPREVLAIPESVIFSQQRKQYVYVVVEGKAQLREVEPGEAFNGLVEVNRRASASATSGLDESDTVVADNLLRVRPGVPVTVK, from the coding sequence ATGCGGTTTTCGCGTGCGTTTTCAATTGCGGTTTTGGGCGCTGCCGTCGTGACGACTATCGGGTGCGGGAAGGGGCCGGGCGAGCCGCCCCCGCCCGAGCCGCCGACGGTCGCGACCGTTCGCCCGAAACTGACGCGGCTCAATCCGACGAAAGAGTTTACCGGGCGCCTGGTTACGAAAGACCCGGTGAAGGTGCTCCCGCAAGTGACCGGGCGCGTGCTCACGCGCGAGTTCAAGGACGGCGACTACGTCGAAGAGGGCAAAACGGTCCTGTTCCGGATCGACCCAGTGCTCTACATGGCCGACGTGGAGAAGGCCAAAGCCGACATCTCGAAGGCGAAGGCCGACATCGCGAACTGGACGGCGCAAATCGAGCGCGACAAGGCCGAGCACGCCCGCATCACACAACAAATCAATACCGGGGTCGGGTCCAAGACCGAACTGGACAAGGCCGCGGCAAGCGTGAAGGTGTCCGAGGCGCAACTGGACGTCTCGAAGGCCACGAAGATCGCGAACGAGTCGGCGCTGACGAAGGCCGAAGAGAACCTCAAATACTGCACCATCTACGCCCCGACGACGGGGCGCGTGAGCCAGACGTTCGTGATGCCCGTAGCGTCCGGGGCACTGGTCGACGCTTACAAAACGGAACTAGTTTCCGTGTACCCGGTTACACCAATCTACTGCTTGTGGGAAGTGGACGAACTCACGTCCCTCTGGTACACGGAACGCATCCGGGCGGGCGCCATCGCCACACCCGAGAAAATTGGGGTGACGATCAAGCTCAAGAACGAGAAGGACTACGTCAGTGACCCGAACGACCGGGTCCACAACAGTACCGTCAATTACGCCGACGTCCGGATCGAGCGCGAAACGGGCACGCGGACCATTCGCGCCGAGTTCGCGAACCCGCTCCCCCCGGCCGTGCCGGGTAAAGAGCGCGTGCCCCCGCTCCTCGACGGGTCATCGGTGCAGGTGCGGGTTTCGGCCGGTAACCCCCGCGAAGTTCTGGCGATACCGGAGTCCGTGATCTTCAGCCAACAGCGGAAACAGTACGTTTACGTGGTCGTGGAGGGGAAGGCTCAACTCCGCGAGGTCGAGCCGGGCGAGGCGTTCAACGGGCTCGTGGAAGTGAACCGGCGGGCGTCCGCGTCCGCAACGAGCGGGCTGGACGAGTCCGATACGGTCGTGGCCGACAACCTCCTGCGCGTGCGCCCCGGCGTGCCCGTCACAGTGAAATAA